The following coding sequences are from one Triticum aestivum cultivar Chinese Spring chromosome 5A, IWGSC CS RefSeq v2.1, whole genome shotgun sequence window:
- the LOC123107159 gene encoding uncharacterized protein, with protein MAQFPVLLSLVCARHVFLPFFGGFCLPLCFGMRDLIRSSRGVPSVPEAAASPLFLHPMNGDGGIHSTATYRFACGFEAGGAAAASPDHGRSGHRGRRGSAAAGFDVAAISVAADGVIFCICLLLIFRG; from the exons ATGGCGCAGTTTCCTGTCCTTCTGTCCCTCGTTTGCGCGCGCcacgtctttcttcctttttttgggGGGTTCTGCCTCCCTCTGTGTTTTGGAATGCGAGATCTGATTCGGAGCTCTCGAGGTGTTCCTTCTGTACCGGAGGCTGCTGCTTCTCCTCTGTTCCTCCATCCGATGAACGGCGACGGCGGGATCCATTCGACAGCAACCTACCGCTTCGCCTGCGGATTTGAGGCCGGCGGCGCGGCTGCTGCTTCTCCGGATCACGGTCGATCAGGGCATCGTGGGCGCCGAGGGAGTGCTGCTGCCGGATTCGATGTCGCCGCCATCTCTGTTGCCGCCGATGGG GTCATCTTCTGCATTTGCTTGCTACTCATATTCAGAG GCTAG